Proteins from one Gossypium raimondii isolate GPD5lz chromosome 8, ASM2569854v1, whole genome shotgun sequence genomic window:
- the LOC105792180 gene encoding protein IQ-DOMAIN 22 isoform X2 has protein sequence MDKASKWFRSILGLKRRDSHKQPPSSKRRWSFVKSYREKDSSAVSTATSSLRGLQQPLEDSVSVVDANSGYDAVDDNNDHAIAVAAATAAVAEAAVAAAQAAAVVVELTGSNGRCARDPVAHISNSYGAGEELAAVKIQSTFRGYLARRALRALKGLVKLQALVRGHIERKKTAEWLRRMQAFLQTQPRAGQTQISESSRGPPTPENFEHAVQLKSTKSEQSSMLKRNGSRLSGRTCDNYEQIHPGWYTSDHWIDVRSWDQRGHSTRIGHMVDEKNDKILEVDIGKPRFTSKLRNLFRSTHLALNSDLYSCSFTNSRDSHQTAPTPLFEAQSLNPLTFPHEVEESPFCTVDNSPNFHSASSKGGSSMRSPFTPAKSDGSRSYLSGYSDHPNYMAFTESSRAKVRSLSAPKQRPQHDRSISTKRYSIQGFRELKSRTLKSALHANFANKAYPGSGCLDRLGMPVGYRYY, from the exons ATGGACAAAGCCTCCAAGTGGTTCCGCAGTATCCTCGGTCTCAAAAGAAGAGATTCCCACAAACAACCACCTTCTTCCAAACGTCGTTGGAGTTTCGTTAAATCCTACCGCGAGAAGGACTCCTCCGCCGTCTCTACTGCCACGTCGTCGCTTCGCGGTCTTCAGCAACCACTCGAAGATTCTGTTTCTGTTGTTGACGCGAATAGTGGGTATGATGCAGTGGATGATAATAATGACCACGCCATTGCTGTGGCTGCCGCCACTGCCGCGGTTGCCGAAGCAGCCGTTGCGGCTGCTCAAGCTGCCGCTGTGGTGGTTGAGCTCACCGGAAGCAATGGTAGGTGCGCCCGTGATCCAGTGGCTCACATTAGCAACAGCTACGGGGCAGGCGAGGAATTAGCTGCGGTCAAGATACAATCTACATTTCGTGGATACCTG GCAAGAAGGGCTTTGAGAGCACTAAAAGGATTGGTGAAGCTTCAGGCATTGGTTAGAGGCCATATTGAAAGGAAGAAAACTGCAGAATGGTTAAGACGGATGCAAGCATTCTTGCAAACACAACCACGTGCCGGGCAGACCCAAATTTCTGAATCTTCACGA GGTCCACCAACCCCTGAAAATTTTGAACATGCTGTTCAACTGAAGAGTACAAAATCTGAACAATCATCAATGCTGAAG AGAAATGGCTCAAGGTTGAGTGGAAGGACTTGTGATAATTATGAGCAAATACACCCAGGTTGGTATACGTCCGACCACTGGATTGATGTTCGATCATGGGATCAACGAGGGCATTCGACAAGAATTGGTcatatggttgatgaaaagaaTGACAAAATTCTTGAGGTTGATATTGGGAAACCCCGTTTCACCTCCAAACTCCGAAACTTGTTTCGCTCTACACACCTTGCATTGAATTCTGATCTATATAGTTGTAGCTTCACAAATTCTAGAGACTCGCATCAAACTGCTCCTACTCCTTTGTTTGAAGCTCAGTCTTTAAATCCATTGACGTTCCCTCATGAGGTCGAGGAAAGTCCTTTCTGTACTGTTGATAATAGTCCAAATTTCCATTCGGCATCATCGAAAGGGGGAAGTTCTATGAGAAGCCCCTTTACTCCTGCCAAGAGTGATGGGTCAAGAAGCTATTTAAGCGGTTACTCAGACCACCCAAATTACATGGCTTTCACTGAATCTTCAAGGGCTAAGGTAAGGTCTCTGAGTGCTCCAAAACAAAGACCCCAGCATGATAGATCCATTTCGACAAAAAGGTATTCCATTCAGGGCTTCAGAGAATTGAAATCAAGAACACTGAAGTCTGCCTTGCACGCAAACTTTGCAAACAAGGCTTATCCAGGTTCAGGTTGTTTGGACAGGCTAGGAATGCCTGTTGGATATAGATATTACTAA
- the LOC105792180 gene encoding protein IQ-DOMAIN 22 isoform X1: protein MDKASKWFRSILGLKRRDSHKQPPSSKRRWSFVKSYREKDSSAVSTATSSLRGLQQPLEDSVSVVDANSGYDAVDDNNDHAIAVAAATAAVAEAAVAAAQAAAVVVELTGSNGRCARDPVAHISNSYGAGEELAAVKIQSTFRGYLARRALRALKGLVKLQALVRGHIERKKTAEWLRRMQAFLQTQPRAGQTQISESSRVSSKSSHYLHPGPPTPENFEHAVQLKSTKSEQSSMLKRNGSRLSGRTCDNYEQIHPGWYTSDHWIDVRSWDQRGHSTRIGHMVDEKNDKILEVDIGKPRFTSKLRNLFRSTHLALNSDLYSCSFTNSRDSHQTAPTPLFEAQSLNPLTFPHEVEESPFCTVDNSPNFHSASSKGGSSMRSPFTPAKSDGSRSYLSGYSDHPNYMAFTESSRAKVRSLSAPKQRPQHDRSISTKRYSIQGFRELKSRTLKSALHANFANKAYPGSGCLDRLGMPVGYRYY from the exons ATGGACAAAGCCTCCAAGTGGTTCCGCAGTATCCTCGGTCTCAAAAGAAGAGATTCCCACAAACAACCACCTTCTTCCAAACGTCGTTGGAGTTTCGTTAAATCCTACCGCGAGAAGGACTCCTCCGCCGTCTCTACTGCCACGTCGTCGCTTCGCGGTCTTCAGCAACCACTCGAAGATTCTGTTTCTGTTGTTGACGCGAATAGTGGGTATGATGCAGTGGATGATAATAATGACCACGCCATTGCTGTGGCTGCCGCCACTGCCGCGGTTGCCGAAGCAGCCGTTGCGGCTGCTCAAGCTGCCGCTGTGGTGGTTGAGCTCACCGGAAGCAATGGTAGGTGCGCCCGTGATCCAGTGGCTCACATTAGCAACAGCTACGGGGCAGGCGAGGAATTAGCTGCGGTCAAGATACAATCTACATTTCGTGGATACCTG GCAAGAAGGGCTTTGAGAGCACTAAAAGGATTGGTGAAGCTTCAGGCATTGGTTAGAGGCCATATTGAAAGGAAGAAAACTGCAGAATGGTTAAGACGGATGCAAGCATTCTTGCAAACACAACCACGTGCCGGGCAGACCCAAATTTCTGAATCTTCACGAGTAAGCAGTAAATCTTCTCACTACCTCCATCCA GGTCCACCAACCCCTGAAAATTTTGAACATGCTGTTCAACTGAAGAGTACAAAATCTGAACAATCATCAATGCTGAAG AGAAATGGCTCAAGGTTGAGTGGAAGGACTTGTGATAATTATGAGCAAATACACCCAGGTTGGTATACGTCCGACCACTGGATTGATGTTCGATCATGGGATCAACGAGGGCATTCGACAAGAATTGGTcatatggttgatgaaaagaaTGACAAAATTCTTGAGGTTGATATTGGGAAACCCCGTTTCACCTCCAAACTCCGAAACTTGTTTCGCTCTACACACCTTGCATTGAATTCTGATCTATATAGTTGTAGCTTCACAAATTCTAGAGACTCGCATCAAACTGCTCCTACTCCTTTGTTTGAAGCTCAGTCTTTAAATCCATTGACGTTCCCTCATGAGGTCGAGGAAAGTCCTTTCTGTACTGTTGATAATAGTCCAAATTTCCATTCGGCATCATCGAAAGGGGGAAGTTCTATGAGAAGCCCCTTTACTCCTGCCAAGAGTGATGGGTCAAGAAGCTATTTAAGCGGTTACTCAGACCACCCAAATTACATGGCTTTCACTGAATCTTCAAGGGCTAAGGTAAGGTCTCTGAGTGCTCCAAAACAAAGACCCCAGCATGATAGATCCATTTCGACAAAAAGGTATTCCATTCAGGGCTTCAGAGAATTGAAATCAAGAACACTGAAGTCTGCCTTGCACGCAAACTTTGCAAACAAGGCTTATCCAGGTTCAGGTTGTTTGGACAGGCTAGGAATGCCTGTTGGATATAGATATTACTAA